One window of the Natronomonas marina genome contains the following:
- a CDS encoding PQQ-binding-like beta-propeller repeat protein, with the protein MESTRRGYLWCVAGGTLAAAVTGRAVAQGTEFEETWPRHAYDSGSTGHAPGNTAPKSDVSERWRASVDGGTLPFFAVDESRIYGTRQEEMYAIDRATGEIEWRYDRGKPERVSLYDGTLYVTGDGGRAESYVAAVDTEDGSERWHNEYVYAFYGVPTAADGTVYAATIYANGRTYALDPSTGEELWVSEVGGELGTAATVGTDALFAGSMNGVVYAIDRASGAERWRAEVGDEVRSDPAVGDGSVYVACNDGRLYAFEADSGTERWTYETGGLIGFHTPAVADGIVYVGDVEGALHAIEADSGTERWTVETDGRVNAPVVADGVVFAPGDALYALEADSGEPLWQYGFEGDDNVQTPAVADGEVYVDGRELVALEGDIAPPTPTPTATPEGPPTRTRTDDDDAGGDGDASTATATEAEGGSLSFFAAATAGALAAAREAVRQSGD; encoded by the coding sequence ATGGAGTCAACGCGAAGAGGATACCTGTGGTGTGTCGCCGGCGGCACGCTGGCGGCCGCTGTCACCGGACGGGCGGTCGCACAGGGCACGGAGTTCGAGGAGACGTGGCCACGCCACGCATACGACAGCGGGTCGACGGGGCACGCACCCGGAAACACCGCACCCAAATCGGACGTCTCAGAACGCTGGCGTGCGTCTGTCGACGGCGGCACCCTCCCGTTCTTCGCGGTCGACGAGAGTCGAATCTACGGGACACGGCAGGAGGAGATGTACGCCATCGACCGGGCCACCGGCGAAATCGAGTGGCGGTACGACCGGGGGAAGCCGGAGCGGGTGAGCCTCTACGACGGGACCCTCTACGTCACCGGCGACGGCGGCCGCGCCGAGTCCTACGTGGCCGCGGTCGACACCGAGGACGGCAGCGAGCGGTGGCACAACGAGTACGTCTACGCCTTCTACGGCGTGCCGACGGCCGCTGATGGGACCGTCTACGCCGCGACCATCTACGCCAACGGTCGGACCTACGCACTCGACCCGTCGACCGGCGAGGAGCTGTGGGTCTCGGAGGTGGGCGGAGAACTGGGGACCGCCGCGACGGTCGGCACGGACGCGCTGTTTGCCGGCTCGATGAACGGCGTCGTCTACGCGATCGACCGGGCCTCTGGGGCCGAGCGCTGGCGTGCCGAGGTCGGCGATGAGGTCAGGTCCGACCCGGCAGTCGGCGACGGGTCGGTCTACGTCGCCTGCAACGACGGCCGCCTCTACGCGTTCGAGGCCGACTCGGGCACCGAGCGGTGGACCTACGAAACCGGAGGGCTCATCGGCTTTCACACGCCGGCCGTCGCCGATGGAATCGTTTACGTCGGTGACGTAGAGGGGGCGCTACACGCCATCGAGGCCGACTCGGGCACCGAGCGGTGGACTGTCGAGACCGACGGCAGGGTCAACGCCCCGGTCGTCGCCGACGGGGTTGTCTTTGCTCCCGGGGACGCGCTCTACGCGCTCGAGGCCGATTCCGGCGAACCGCTGTGGCAGTACGGCTTCGAAGGCGACGACAACGTTCAAACGCCCGCGGTCGCCGACGGCGAAGTCTACGTCGATGGGCGTGAGTTGGTCGCCCTCGAGGGCGATATCGCGCCGCCGACGCCGACGCCGACGGCGACACCCGAGGGACCCCCGACTCGGACCCGGACTGACGACGACGACGCGGGCGGCGACGGGGACGCCTCGACCGCGACGGCGACCGAGGCCGAGGGCGGCTCGCTGTCGTTCTTCGCCGCTGCCACGGCGGGGGCGCTGGCGGCGGCGCGCGAGGCAGTACGACAGTCCGGTGATTAG
- a CDS encoding BolA family protein yields the protein MTPEEVEAEIEGRIADCEATVERARGEHDDDHLAATVVSPAFEGRSLVEQHDLVYDALGDAMTTEIHALELTTRTPE from the coding sequence ATGACTCCCGAAGAGGTCGAGGCGGAAATCGAAGGCAGAATAGCCGATTGTGAGGCGACCGTCGAACGCGCCCGCGGCGAGCATGACGACGACCACCTGGCGGCGACGGTCGTCTCGCCGGCCTTCGAGGGCCGCTCGCTCGTCGAACAGCACGACCTGGTCTACGACGCCCTCGGCGACGCGATGACGACCGAGATTCACGCCCTCGAGTTGACGACCCGGACGCCCGAGTGA
- a CDS encoding tRNA sulfurtransferase, translating into MDCAVVRYGEVGTKSRSVRARMEKRLRENLAAALDDRGLGGSVERLDGRLLARGTDPDAAVSVAAELPGVVSASPAREVPAETDAIYGTMVELARERSFDSYAVRASRARDDHAFTSPELEREGGAAVGEAVDAAVDLESPDVTFEADVRPDRAFVFAERREGPGGLPVGSQAPLVALVSGGIDSPVAAFEAMRRGSPVVPVYVDLGDYGGVDHRARAIAACERLAERAPGFDCRPYVVEGGETVAILAERLDRGRMLALRRYFFAVAAAIAEIEDAAGVVTGEVIGQKSSQTARNLRATSAAVDVPVHRPLLTVDKPEITERARELGTHETAEIEAGCNRLVPDNPETEGRLEGISRAEPDNLLERAREDGLAAERVDV; encoded by the coding sequence ATGGACTGTGCCGTCGTCAGGTACGGGGAGGTGGGCACCAAGAGCCGCTCGGTCCGGGCGCGGATGGAGAAACGGCTCCGCGAGAACCTCGCGGCGGCACTGGACGACCGCGGTCTCGGCGGCAGCGTCGAGCGACTGGACGGCCGCCTCCTCGCACGCGGAACCGACCCCGACGCCGCCGTCAGCGTCGCCGCCGAGTTGCCGGGCGTCGTCTCCGCCAGCCCCGCCCGCGAGGTGCCGGCCGAGACCGACGCCATCTACGGGACGATGGTCGAGTTGGCCCGCGAGCGGTCCTTCGACAGCTACGCGGTCCGGGCGTCTCGCGCCCGCGACGACCACGCCTTCACCAGCCCCGAACTCGAACGGGAGGGCGGTGCGGCGGTCGGCGAGGCCGTCGACGCCGCCGTCGACCTCGAATCCCCCGACGTGACCTTCGAGGCCGACGTCCGCCCGGACCGGGCGTTCGTCTTCGCCGAGCGCCGCGAGGGACCGGGCGGCCTGCCCGTCGGGAGCCAGGCGCCGCTCGTCGCGCTGGTGTCGGGCGGCATCGACTCGCCGGTCGCGGCCTTCGAGGCCATGCGCCGCGGGTCGCCGGTCGTTCCCGTCTACGTCGATCTGGGCGACTACGGCGGCGTCGACCACCGCGCCCGCGCAATCGCCGCCTGCGAGCGACTGGCCGAGCGCGCGCCGGGCTTCGACTGCCGACCCTACGTCGTCGAGGGTGGCGAGACCGTAGCGATACTCGCCGAGCGCCTCGACCGCGGCCGGATGCTCGCGCTCCGGCGGTACTTCTTCGCCGTCGCAGCCGCCATCGCCGAAATCGAGGACGCCGCCGGCGTCGTCACCGGCGAGGTCATCGGCCAGAAATCCAGCCAGACCGCACGGAACCTCCGGGCGACGTCGGCGGCCGTCGACGTGCCCGTCCACCGGCCGCTGTTGACCGTCGACAAGCCGGAGATAACGGAGCGCGCCCGCGAACTCGGCACCCACGAGACGGCGGAAATCGAGGCCGGCTGCAACCGGCTGGTGCCGGACAATCCCGAGACCGAGGGACGGCTGGAGGGCATCTCGCGGGCCGAACCAGACAACCTGCTGGAACGGGCTCGTGAGGACGGTCTGGCAGCCGAGCGGGTCGACGTCTAA
- the larC gene encoding nickel pincer cofactor biosynthesis protein LarC, translated as MTTLAFDGRTGASGDMILGALLAAGADRDALAPVEDALDVEYRTERVTKNGIRATSVDVLLSDDGEAADEHEHGEDHHHEHDEHGQGHGEDHHHHEHDEHGQGHGEDHHHHERDEHGQGHGEDHHHHEHDHAEGHGPHRTYAEVVEVLEGMDLPPGVEDDARAVFRLLGEAEARVHGTALEETAFHEVGADDAIADVVGAALLVADLDVDRVVTTPVAAGGGEVAMSHGTYPVPAPAVTYVAEAAAWRLEGGPLEAELLTPTGAAILAHFAEGVDSLPPIDVEASGYGAGTKSFADYPNVLRATVGRTEAGLVRDDVRVLETNLDDAAPEVLGGLQDRLTEVGALDVTILPTTMKKSRPGHLVKVIVKPEDAERVARRLAEETGTLGVREAAAGHRWIADRGFETVDVEVGGESFEVTVKVAADADGTVYDVSAEYDDAARVADDAGAPVREIIARAEAAYRER; from the coding sequence ATGACCACGCTCGCGTTCGACGGTCGAACCGGCGCAAGCGGCGACATGATACTGGGGGCGCTCCTCGCCGCCGGCGCCGACCGCGACGCCCTCGCCCCCGTCGAGGACGCCCTCGACGTCGAGTACCGAACCGAGCGAGTCACCAAGAACGGCATCCGCGCGACGAGCGTGGACGTACTGCTGTCCGACGACGGCGAGGCGGCCGACGAGCACGAGCACGGAGAGGACCACCACCACGAACACGACGAACACGGTCAGGGCCACGGTGAGGACCACCACCACCACGAACACGACGAACACGGTCAGGGCCACGGTGAGGACCACCACCACCACGAACGCGACGAACACGGTCAGGGCCACGGTGAGGACCACCACCACCACGAACACGACCACGCCGAAGGACACGGTCCGCACCGGACCTACGCCGAGGTCGTCGAGGTTCTCGAGGGGATGGACCTCCCGCCGGGCGTCGAGGACGACGCGAGGGCCGTCTTCCGGTTGCTCGGGGAGGCCGAAGCGCGGGTGCACGGCACGGCCCTCGAGGAGACGGCCTTCCACGAGGTCGGCGCCGACGACGCCATCGCAGACGTCGTCGGCGCGGCGCTGCTCGTCGCGGACCTCGACGTCGACCGGGTGGTGACGACGCCCGTCGCAGCCGGCGGCGGCGAGGTGGCGATGAGCCACGGCACCTACCCGGTGCCGGCGCCCGCGGTCACATACGTCGCCGAGGCCGCAGCCTGGCGACTGGAAGGCGGCCCGCTGGAGGCGGAACTGCTGACGCCGACCGGCGCGGCGATACTGGCGCACTTCGCGGAGGGCGTCGACTCGCTCCCCCCGATTGACGTCGAGGCGTCGGGCTACGGTGCGGGAACGAAGTCCTTCGCGGACTACCCGAACGTGCTCCGGGCGACCGTCGGGCGGACCGAGGCCGGACTCGTCCGCGACGACGTCCGCGTGCTGGAGACGAACCTCGACGACGCGGCCCCGGAGGTGCTCGGCGGCCTTCAGGACCGGCTGACAGAGGTCGGCGCGCTCGACGTCACGATACTGCCGACGACGATGAAGAAGTCCCGGCCCGGCCACCTCGTGAAGGTGATCGTCAAACCGGAGGACGCCGAGAGGGTCGCGAGACGACTGGCCGAGGAGACCGGGACGCTCGGCGTCCGGGAGGCGGCGGCAGGTCACCGCTGGATCGCCGACCGGGGCTTCGAGACGGTCGACGTCGAGGTCGGCGGCGAGAGTTTCGAGGTGACGGTCAAGGTCGCGGCCGACGCCGACGGGACGGTCTACGACGTCAGCGCCGAGTACGACGACGCGGCCCGCGTGGCCGACGACGCGGGGGCGCCGGTCCGGGAAATCATCGCCCGCGCCGAGGCCGCCTACCGGGAGCGGTAG
- a CDS encoding ROK family protein, which yields MARYVGVDLGATNVRAIVGGDDGAVLGRDRRPTPQGPGVDVTEAVLGAVRAACGAAGVDPTEVAAAAVGSFGPLDRSAGTVTDPANLSDSVGTVRLIDPLGDLLDAPVSLHNDATAGVVGERFHAANDLDDVVYLTVSSGIGAGVCVDGHVLSGVDGNAGEVGHLTLDPDGEMACGCGGRGHWEAYCSGRGIPRYARHLHGDEATDLPLSAPEFSAADVFAAAGEDAFADRVIEAVAEWNALGVATVVDAYAPAVVSLGGAVALKNPDLVVGPLRERVPDLVVSNVPEIRLAALGEDAVLKGALASATTAGTGDRRRRER from the coding sequence ATGGCCCGCTACGTCGGCGTCGACCTCGGCGCGACGAACGTCCGTGCGATAGTCGGCGGCGATGACGGGGCCGTCCTCGGGCGGGACCGACGCCCGACGCCGCAGGGACCCGGTGTCGACGTCACCGAGGCGGTCCTCGGGGCGGTGCGAGCGGCTTGCGGGGCGGCCGGCGTCGACCCGACCGAGGTCGCCGCTGCCGCGGTCGGTAGCTTCGGCCCGCTGGACCGCTCGGCGGGGACCGTCACCGACCCCGCGAACCTCTCCGACTCCGTCGGGACCGTCCGGTTGATCGACCCCCTCGGGGATCTCCTCGACGCCCCGGTCTCGCTCCACAACGACGCCACCGCCGGCGTCGTCGGCGAGCGGTTCCACGCCGCGAACGACCTCGACGACGTGGTGTACCTGACCGTCTCCTCGGGCATCGGCGCGGGCGTCTGTGTCGACGGACACGTTCTCTCGGGAGTCGACGGCAACGCTGGCGAGGTAGGTCACCTCACGCTGGACCCAGACGGCGAGATGGCGTGTGGCTGTGGCGGCCGGGGACACTGGGAGGCGTACTGCTCCGGGCGTGGAATCCCCCGTTACGCCCGCCACCTCCATGGCGACGAGGCGACCGACCTGCCGCTGTCGGCGCCGGAGTTCTCCGCGGCGGACGTCTTCGCCGCCGCGGGCGAGGACGCCTTCGCCGACCGGGTTATCGAGGCGGTCGCCGAGTGGAACGCCCTCGGCGTCGCCACCGTCGTCGACGCCTACGCGCCCGCCGTCGTCTCCCTCGGGGGCGCCGTCGCCCTCAAGAACCCCGACCTCGTCGTCGGGCCGCTGCGGGAACGCGTCCCCGACCTGGTCGTCTCGAACGTCCCCGAGATCCGACTGGCGGCGCTCGGCGAGGACGCCGTCCTGAAGGGTGCTCTGGCGAGTGCGACGACCGCTGGAACCGGAGACCGGCGGCGACGGGAGCGGTAG
- the pyk gene encoding pyruvate kinase encodes MRRAKIVCTLGPASDDSETIRELIEAGMSVVRLNASHGTPDERAATVDRVRAVGERVEDPVATMVDISGPEVRTAPTDEPLELSAGEDLRLVEGDVVEADTLGVSTSLSAVEIGDRVLFDDGRIETTVRSVDGEGVVVRVDSGGRLGGRKGVNVPGVDLGLDPVTDADREELRMAAEKGVDFVAASFVGSDEDVYAVNETLESFGADVPVVAKIERADAVENLDAIVAAADGVMVARGDLGVECPLEQVPLIQKRTIRKATTAGIPVITATEMLDSMVHERRPTRAEASDVANAVLDGTDAVMLSAETAVGDHPVRVVETMARIVRDVEASEEYAESREQRVPAAGDTRTDALARSARYLARDVGATAVVAVTESGYTADKVAKYRPSVPVVAVTPEESVRRRLALRWGIQPRCLPFVDEDAAELIERAATESVEAGVAASGDTVVVLAGMMTDLEGPDTTNTLKVHLAAEALAIGRGVSPGRAAGPVFFAPDGDLSDCPDGAVVVLPEPFDDEFAGDLQAVGAVVAADRGTTSLPAVVARELGVPMVGDAALDVAAGTVVTVDGDRGVVYESDITGR; translated from the coding sequence ATGCGGCGGGCCAAGATAGTCTGTACGCTCGGGCCGGCGTCCGACGACAGCGAGACGATACGCGAGTTAATCGAGGCGGGGATGTCGGTTGTGCGGCTGAACGCCAGCCACGGCACGCCCGACGAGCGGGCGGCCACCGTCGACCGCGTCCGGGCGGTCGGCGAACGGGTCGAGGATCCCGTGGCGACGATGGTCGACATCTCCGGGCCGGAGGTGCGAACCGCCCCGACCGACGAGCCGCTGGAACTGTCGGCGGGCGAGGACCTCCGTCTCGTCGAGGGCGATGTCGTCGAGGCGGACACCCTCGGGGTCTCGACCTCGCTTTCGGCCGTCGAGATCGGCGACCGGGTGCTCTTCGACGACGGCCGCATCGAGACGACCGTCCGGTCGGTCGACGGGGAGGGGGTCGTCGTCCGAGTCGACTCCGGCGGCCGACTCGGCGGCCGGAAGGGCGTCAACGTCCCGGGCGTCGACCTCGGACTCGACCCGGTCACCGACGCCGACCGCGAGGAGCTCCGAATGGCCGCCGAGAAAGGAGTCGACTTCGTGGCCGCGAGTTTCGTCGGCTCCGACGAGGACGTCTACGCGGTCAACGAGACGCTGGAATCGTTCGGTGCCGATGTCCCGGTCGTCGCCAAGATCGAGCGCGCCGACGCCGTCGAGAACCTCGATGCCATCGTCGCGGCCGCAGACGGCGTGATGGTCGCCCGGGGCGACCTGGGCGTCGAGTGCCCTCTCGAACAGGTGCCGCTCATCCAGAAGCGCACCATCCGGAAGGCGACGACCGCCGGCATCCCCGTCATCACGGCCACGGAGATGCTGGACTCGATGGTCCACGAGCGCCGGCCGACGCGTGCGGAGGCCTCCGACGTCGCCAACGCGGTACTGGACGGCACGGACGCGGTGATGCTCTCGGCGGAGACGGCCGTCGGCGACCACCCCGTCCGGGTCGTCGAGACGATGGCCCGCATCGTCCGCGATGTCGAGGCCAGCGAGGAGTACGCCGAGTCCCGCGAGCAGCGCGTCCCGGCGGCCGGCGACACCCGGACGGACGCGCTGGCCCGGTCGGCGCGCTACCTCGCCCGCGACGTCGGCGCGACGGCCGTCGTCGCCGTCACCGAGTCGGGCTACACCGCCGACAAGGTCGCCAAGTACCGCCCCTCGGTACCGGTGGTCGCCGTCACACCCGAGGAGAGCGTCCGCCGCCGGCTTGCGCTCAGGTGGGGAATCCAGCCGCGGTGTCTGCCCTTCGTCGACGAGGACGCGGCGGAACTCATAGAGCGCGCCGCGACCGAGAGCGTCGAGGCCGGCGTCGCGGCGAGCGGCGACACCGTCGTCGTCCTGGCGGGCATGATGACGGACCTCGAGGGACCGGACACCACCAACACGCTCAAGGTCCACCTGGCGGCGGAGGCACTGGCCATCGGTCGCGGCGTCAGCCCGGGGCGGGCCGCCGGCCCCGTCTTCTTCGCGCCGGACGGCGATCTGTCGGACTGTCCCGACGGCGCCGTCGTCGTCCTGCCGGAGCCGTTCGACGACGAGTTCGCCGGCGACCTCCAGGCCGTCGGTGCCGTCGTCGCCGCCGACCGCGGCACCACCAGCCTCCCCGCGGTCGTCGCCCGGGAACTCGGCGTGCCGATGGTCGGCGACGCCGCCCTCGACGTCGCGGCCGGCACCGTCGTCACCGTCGACGGCGACCGCGGCGTCGTCTACGAGTCCGACATCACGGGCCGCTGA
- a CDS encoding DUF7344 domain-containing protein, translating into MPTKADDRKPESVDTEPAVSAVFELLSHHRRRISIQYLATQTGTTSVSDLADQIALLEGEHTHEHYERICTSLVHNHLPKLTDAGIVEYDQEREVVDLRDRATDVLPYLDLAASAD; encoded by the coding sequence ATGCCGACCAAAGCCGACGACAGAAAACCCGAAAGCGTCGACACCGAACCAGCTGTGTCGGCGGTGTTCGAGTTACTGTCTCACCATCGCCGCCGAATTTCGATACAGTACCTCGCCACGCAGACTGGAACTACCTCCGTGAGTGACTTGGCCGACCAGATTGCACTCCTCGAAGGCGAGCATACCCACGAGCACTACGAGCGCATCTGTACGAGCCTCGTCCACAACCACCTCCCGAAACTGACCGACGCCGGCATCGTCGAGTACGACCAGGAGCGGGAGGTCGTTGATCTACGCGACCGGGCCACGGATGTGCTTCCGTATCTGGATCTTGCCGCCAGCGCAGACTGA
- the radB gene encoding DNA repair and recombination protein RadB gives MSEPIPTGCETVDDLLGGGFERSAVTQLYGPPAAGKTNLALSAAIEVAAGGGTALYIDTEGLSVERFEQLAEAKAADVDGTVEDIASRVIITDALDFAEQREAVQDAADLAEGVDLVVLDSATGFYRLERVGDDDGGESLRRVAKQVTHLLSLARRHDLAVVITNQVYSDPESDSSRARPLGGHTLTHWSGVVLRLERFRAGNRRATLEKHQSKAAGDTARFRITESGIEGIEEDSM, from the coding sequence GTGAGCGAGCCGATCCCGACGGGGTGTGAGACGGTCGACGACCTGCTCGGCGGCGGCTTCGAGCGCAGCGCCGTCACCCAGCTGTACGGCCCGCCGGCGGCCGGGAAGACGAACCTGGCGCTGTCGGCCGCCATCGAAGTCGCGGCCGGCGGCGGCACGGCGCTGTACATCGACACCGAGGGGCTGTCGGTCGAACGGTTCGAGCAACTCGCCGAGGCGAAGGCCGCCGACGTCGACGGCACCGTCGAGGACATCGCCTCCCGGGTCATCATCACGGACGCCCTGGACTTCGCCGAACAGCGGGAGGCGGTCCAGGACGCCGCCGACCTCGCCGAGGGGGTCGATCTCGTCGTTCTGGACAGCGCGACGGGTTTCTACCGGCTCGAACGGGTCGGCGACGACGACGGCGGCGAGTCGCTGCGCCGGGTCGCAAAGCAGGTGACCCACCTGCTGTCGCTCGCTCGCCGCCACGATCTGGCCGTCGTCATCACGAATCAGGTGTACTCTGACCCCGAGTCCGACTCCTCGAGGGCCCGGCCCCTCGGCGGGCACACCCTGACCCACTGGTCGGGCGTCGTCCTCCGTCTGGAACGGTTCCGGGCCGGCAACCGCCGGGCGACCCTCGAGAAACACCAGTCGAAGGCCGCCGGCGACACCGCCCGGTTCCGCATCACCGAGTCCGGGATCGAAGGCATCGAAGAAGACAGTATGTAG
- the fen gene encoding flap endonuclease-1 — protein MGNADLRQLAVIEPRPFAELSGSVVAVDAHNWLYRYLTTTVRFTNSDVYTTASGEEVANLVGVVQGLPKFFENDVTPVFVFDGGVTELKEDELDERREQRETYEEQLEAAREREDAEAAEIATLESRTQRLTETIQETTRELLGLLDVPYIEAPAEGEAQAAHMARRGDADYVGTEDYDALLLGAPYTLRQLTSKGDPECMDFEATLERHDLTWEGLVDAAVLVGTDFNEGISGVGPKTAVDLVHEHGDLFAVLEAREETILHADRIRAMFLDPTVTDDYEFDPDVDPDVEAAKRYVTEEWEIPAGEVERGFERIEASVVQTGLDRWT, from the coding sequence ATGGGAAACGCGGACCTGCGACAGCTGGCGGTCATCGAGCCCAGGCCCTTCGCGGAATTGAGTGGCTCGGTCGTCGCCGTCGACGCCCACAACTGGCTGTACCGCTATCTCACGACGACGGTCCGGTTCACGAACAGCGACGTCTACACCACGGCGTCCGGCGAGGAGGTGGCCAACCTCGTCGGCGTCGTCCAGGGGCTGCCGAAGTTCTTCGAGAACGACGTCACGCCCGTCTTCGTCTTCGACGGCGGCGTCACGGAACTGAAGGAGGACGAACTCGACGAGCGCCGCGAGCAACGGGAGACCTACGAGGAGCAACTGGAGGCGGCCCGCGAACGGGAGGACGCCGAGGCAGCAGAGATAGCGACCCTGGAGTCGCGGACCCAGCGGCTCACCGAGACCATTCAGGAGACCACCCGCGAACTGCTCGGGTTGCTCGACGTGCCCTACATCGAGGCGCCCGCCGAGGGCGAGGCGCAGGCGGCCCACATGGCCCGCCGTGGCGACGCCGACTACGTCGGCACCGAGGACTACGACGCGCTCCTTCTGGGCGCGCCGTACACGCTCCGGCAGTTGACGAGCAAGGGCGACCCCGAATGCATGGACTTCGAGGCAACCCTGGAGCGTCACGACCTCACCTGGGAGGGACTGGTCGACGCGGCCGTCCTCGTCGGCACCGACTTCAACGAGGGCATCTCGGGGGTCGGTCCGAAGACCGCCGTCGACCTCGTCCACGAGCACGGCGACCTCTTCGCAGTCCTCGAGGCCCGCGAGGAGACCATCCTGCACGCCGACCGCATCCGGGCGATGTTCCTCGACCCGACCGTGACCGACGACTACGAGTTCGACCCCGACGTCGACCCCGACGTCGAGGCGGCGAAACGCTACGTCACCGAGGAGTGGGAGATTCCGGCCGGCGAGGTCGAACGCGGCTTCGAGCGCATCGAGGCCTCGGTCGTCCAGACCGGCCTCGACCGGTGGACCTGA
- a CDS encoding HalOD1 output domain-containing protein: MSGLKALIEAVADAKDKEADQLEIMLEDHIPTGAIRDLNEHESESWRLQFELPNHTVKIEQDDSIVVDDTQY, encoded by the coding sequence ATGAGCGGTTTAAAGGCACTTATTGAGGCGGTTGCGGACGCGAAGGACAAAGAGGCAGACCAACTGGAGATTATGCTCGAAGATCACATTCCTACAGGCGCCATCCGAGATTTAAACGAGCACGAGAGTGAGTCATGGAGGCTCCAGTTCGAACTCCCAAATCACACCGTGAAAATTGAACAGGACGACTCTATCGTCGTAGACGACACCCAGTACTGA